Proteins co-encoded in one Erwinia sp. genomic window:
- a CDS encoding hypothetical protein (ID:JIFNMEKO_00612;~source:Prodigal:2.6) yields MSNKRTIREVAEMAMQAEMVCRMWEDHPHQMTNGEVSALAALIGCLTGNVAAWLIEKQEKQEGEL; encoded by the coding sequence TGAGCAATAAGCGCACAATCAGAGAAGTAGCAGAAATGGCAATGCAGGCGGAAATGGTTTGCCGTATGTGGGAAGACCACCCGCACCAGATGACTAACGGGGAAGTATCAGCACTGGCGGCATTAATCGGGTGTTTAACAGGTAATGTGGCGGCGTGGCTGATTGAAAAACAAGAGAAACAAGAGGGGGAGCTATGA
- a CDS encoding hypothetical protein (ID:JIFNMEKO_00613;~source:Prodigal:2.6): MKIISLGDAGCRVRLVQALISVWLEADPQLFTGTGFTAYLVGAIETLLDGVPEAIEEADEDTSLPATKSASQRRGVAHG, translated from the coding sequence ATGAAAATAATCTCGCTTGGTGACGCAGGGTGCCGGGTAAGACTGGTTCAGGCTCTTATTTCCGTTTGGCTTGAAGCTGACCCGCAGTTATTTACAGGAACAGGGTTCACGGCTTACCTGGTGGGAGCAATTGAGACATTGCTTGATGGAGTGCCGGAAGCAATAGAGGAAGCTGACGAGGATACGTCATTGCCAGCAACAAAATCAGCCAGCCAGAGAAGAGGTGTCGCTCATGGGTAA